DNA from Corallococcus soli:
TTGAGCGTGACGATGTCGAAGGACGCATCCGGGAACGGCATCTTCGCCATCGAGCCGTACTCGGCCGCGTAGCCCCGCTCGCGGCAGAGGTTCACGGAGAACTGCGAGTAGTCCAACCCCGTGGGGTTCAATCCCGCGCGCCGCGCCGCCTCCAGCACGTAGCCCGCCGAGCAACCCACATCCAGCAGGTCCTTCGCGTGGGGCGCGTACTCCAGACACACCTGCACCTGGCGCAAGCACTTGCGCACCCGGTGGTCCCAGCGGCTCATGTACTTCGCGCGGTTGTGCTTGAAGAAGTCCTCTTCGTAGCCCGAGCCCAGGCCGGGCACCTGCTCACGCTTGTAGATGAGCCCACAGCCCGCGCAGCGGCCGTAGCTCAATTCCTTGAAGGCCACCACCGGACGGGACCCGGTGGCTTTGCAGATAGGACAGGCGGAGAAGAAGGGAGCGAGCATCGCGGGCGCACTATCCATGCTCATGACCTGGAGCGTCAAACCCACCCCTGCTGCGTGAAAGGGAAAGCCTGCCTGGTTTCGGAGCCTGGAAGCCCGGGGACCCCGCGCGGCAGCCTGCGCCTAACCCGCCTCCACGAGGGCCGCGAGCTTCTCCAGGGACATCCGCCAGCCGGCCTCGTTGTCGGCGGGGGACACGCCGCTCGGGAGTCCTTCGTGCACGGCGATGACGTCCGTGCCGCCGTCCGCGTCCACGAGCGTGAGCGTGACCGTCATCTCGCCGCGCAGCGTGGGGTCCTCCGTCTCGAACTCCGTCACCTCGACCACCTGCGTGTCCTTCACGAGCTTCGCGAAGTGACCGTGGTACGTGTCCGTGTGCGCGGTCGTCTTGCCCGCCCCGGTGGGCGCTTCGTACGTGAGCGAGACGCGGAACGCGCCCCCTTCGCGCGGGTCGAACGCATGGACGTGGGCCGTCATGCCTTGCGGCACCTTCCACGTCGCGATGGCTCGCGCGTCCAGGAGTGCGCGATAGACGCTCGCGCGGGGCGCTTTCACATGCTGGCGGATGCGGGTGGGCTCCATGCCCGGACCCTATCCAATCCGGCGGGACTGGCGCCGTGTCCCGAACCGAAGTGTCAGGGTCTCGTCGGCGCGGGTGATTCGACCGCGGGCGTGCCTTCCTTCGGGGGCGGCGCCGCGCGGCGCGCGAGGACGAGCGCCCCCAGCGCGAGCAGCGCGGTGGTGGCCACGCCCAGGGCCATGGGCCTCGCGGTGCCGTCGTGGCTGGCGCTCACCGCCGCCGACGCTCCGGCCGCGAGCATGAACTGGAGCGCGCCCAGCACCGCCGACGCGATGCCCGCCTGCTTCGCCTGATGCTCCATCGCCAGCGCGGTCGCGTTGGGCGTGATGGCGCCCAGGCTGGAGACGAACACGAACAGCGCCACCGCGATGCCCCACAGCCCGCCCAGGCCCGTCACCACCACGCCCACCAGCGCCAGCCCCGCGAGGGCGGCCACCCGGAGCGACCAGCGCAGCACCTGCTCCGGCGAGGAGCCCGCCAGCAGCCGGTGGTTGAGCTGCGACACGAGCACCAGCCCCGCCGCGTTCGCTCCGAAGAACCACCCGAAGTTCCCCGGCGTCACGCCGTGCAGCGTGATGAACACGAAGGGCGACCCGCCGATGTACGCGAACATCCCCGCCTGCGAGAGCGCCACCGCCAGCGCGTACCCCAGGAAGTCCGGCTGCCGCACGATGCGGACCATGGAGCGGAAGGGCTGGGACGGCCCGCTCCTGGGCGGCGCCGTCTCCGGGAGGATGGCGAACACCGCGCCCAGCGCGATGACGCCGATGACCGCGTGGCTCCAGAAGATGGCGCGCCACCCGGACTGGTCCAGCACCCAGCCGCCCAGCAGCGGCGCCAGGATGGGCGCGAGCCCCATCACCAACACCAGCCGCGACATCATCCGCGCCGCCGCCGCGCCGGAGTGCAGGTCCCGCACGATGGCCCGCGAGGACACCATGCCCACCGAACCGCCCAGCGCCTGCGCGAACCGGCACGCCGCCAGCACCCCC
Protein-coding regions in this window:
- a CDS encoding class I SAM-dependent methyltransferase, which encodes MSMDSAPAMLAPFFSACPICKATGSRPVVAFKELSYGRCAGCGLIYKREQVPGLGSGYEEDFFKHNRAKYMSRWDHRVRKCLRQVQVCLEYAPHAKDLLDVGCSAGYVLEAARRAGLNPTGLDYSQFSVNLCRERGYAAEYGSMAKMPFPDASFDIVTLKHTLEHVDPPMDGLREIHRVLRPGGVAFVIVPDAAYYKIIVMPRKGRSFRPDRRGWQHHVYFYEHNLADACARADLAPVKAGKAILRRRLAKGIRAPYEYARFALLWAWVQVCRVTHLRREIQVIARKPLADAQLPASNAEAA
- a CDS encoding SRPBCC family protein; the encoded protein is MEPTRIRQHVKAPRASVYRALLDARAIATWKVPQGMTAHVHAFDPREGGAFRVSLTYEAPTGAGKTTAHTDTYHGHFAKLVKDTQVVEVTEFETEDPTLRGEMTVTLTLVDADGGTDVIAVHEGLPSGVSPADNEAGWRMSLEKLAALVEAG
- a CDS encoding multidrug effflux MFS transporter, translating into MTTATPKAARSTEGPGLVILLGALIGFGPLSIDMYLPAFPSIAQSLHASAGEVERTLATFFAGLALGQLFSGPVSDRFGRTKPLYVGLSLYVLGSIGCALSPSAGVLAACRFAQALGGSVGMVSSRAIVRDLHSGAAAARMMSRLVLVMGLAPILAPLLGGWVLDQSGWRAIFWSHAVIGVIALGAVFAILPETAPPRSGPSQPFRSMVRIVRQPDFLGYALAVALSQAGMFAYIGGSPFVFITLHGVTPGNFGWFFGANAAGLVLVSQLNHRLLAGSSPEQVLRWSLRVAALAGLALVGVVVTGLGGLWGIAVALFVFVSSLGAITPNATALAMEHQAKQAGIASAVLGALQFMLAAGASAAVSASHDGTARPMALGVATTALLALGALVLARRAAPPPKEGTPAVESPAPTRP